A portion of the Manihot esculenta cultivar AM560-2 chromosome 2, M.esculenta_v8, whole genome shotgun sequence genome contains these proteins:
- the LOC110608725 gene encoding probable mannitol dehydrogenase translates to MVAKLPEEEHPKQAFGWAARDESGVLSPFTFSRRETGEKDVCFKVLYCGMCHSDLHMVKNEWGTSTYPLVPGHEIVGVVTEVGSKVEKFKVGDKVGVGCMVGSCHSCHNCTNNLENYCPEMILTYGAKYYDGTTTYGGYSDTMVADEHFIVRIPDTLPLDATAPLLCAGITVYSPLKHYGLDKPGMHVGVVGLGGLGHMAVKFAKAMGVKVTVISTSPSKKQETVEHLGADSFLVSRDQDQMKAAMGTVDGIIDTVSAIHPLVPLIGLLKTNGKLVLVGAPEKPLELPAFPLLIGRKMVGGSCVGGMKETQEMIDFAAKHNIAADIEVIPIEDVNTAMERILKADVRYRFVIDIGNTISSAH, encoded by the exons ATGGTAGCCAAATTGCCAGAAGAAGAGCATCCCAAGCAGGCATTCGGATGGGCTGCAAGAGACGAATCTGGTGTCCTCTCTCCCTTCACCTTCTCCAGGAG GGAAACAGGAGAGAAAGACGTTTGTTTCAAGGTCCTCTACTGTGGAATGTGCCACTCAGATCTTCACATGGTCAAGAATGAATGGGGCACTTCTACCTACCCTCTTGTCCCTGG GCATGAGATTGTGGGAGTGGTGACAGAGGTCGGGAGCAAAGTGGAAAAATTTAAGGTGGGAGATAAAGTTGGTGTGGGCTGCATGGTGGGATCATGCCATTCCTGCCATAACTGCACAAACAATCTTGAGAATTACTGCCCAGAGATGATACTCACCTATGGTGCTAAGTACTATGACGGAACCACCACTTACGGCGGCTACTCTGACACCATGGTGGCAGATGAGCACTTCATTGTTCGTATTCCAGATACCTTACCTCTTGATGCTACAGCTCCTCTCCTTTGTGCTGGGATCACAGTGTACAGCCCCTTGAAACATTATGGACTCGACAAGCCTGGCATGCACGTAGGCGTAGTTGGCCTGGGCGGCCTTGGCCATATGGCTGTGAAATTTGCCAAGGCAATGGGCGTGAAGGTTACTGTAATTAGCACCTCACCTAGCAAGAAGCAAGAGACTGTTGAGCATCTTGGTGCTGATTCATTTTTGGTTAGCCGTGACCAAGATCAAATGAAG GCTGCGATGGGCACAGTAGATGGTATAATTGACACAGTGTCTGCAATTCACCCACTTGTGCCTTTGATTGGACTACTGAAGACTAATGGAAAGCTGGTTTTGGTTGGTGCCCCAGAGAAGCCACTTGAGCTACCAGCCTTTCCTTTGTTAATTG GAAGGAAGATGGTGGGAGGTAGTTGCGTTGGGGGAATGAAGGAAACACAAGAAATGATTGATTTTGCAGCCAAACACAACATAGCAGCAGACATAGAAGTTATTCCAATTGAGGATGTGAACACTGCTATGGAACGCATTCTAAAAGCTGATGTTAGATATCGGTTTGTCATTGATATTGGCAACACAATCAGCTCTGCCCActga